A stretch of the Drosophila sulfurigaster albostrigata strain 15112-1811.04 chromosome 2L, ASM2355843v2, whole genome shotgun sequence genome encodes the following:
- the LOC133841465 gene encoding microsomal triacylglycerol transfer protein, protein MQQRNRQTTCNINSSNKNNAGKMFCSLLLLSSCLVAIRASSLIPPRTQQLFVLQSAVSLEKLNTAAKAEEVSYNFETQLKVNSVWSQDESQLLEIHHSKHYVAAPGKAKRSITSLPDRPFYIALVKGQPEQLIAHTSRDQSLLNLERGVASLLQLRRSSGEADTELDVSGHCRVRYNFKSTTRVEKHKTDCALWDLRVSYHPEQALGVSQNSQEQVDYELSADGALLRAESKETHRLTLAAKPDVGSLVRGNLRLQHLAEGAEQVQQLEHATLEAAMESLLEWYRVFPLEADVDGAIGELKKQTLLEQFEQSAEQLQEEDVGKSSLALAYAQLLPLARLTKQPEFEELLQTHGKLATQLVDLLGAVQTYDAHNATFGHFYKGAETSQQSLELLEKYLQSLAVATHPERAILEHLFGWLQQQEKIGGAKQSKLRDSVLQTLATLTRQSGLDANDALLQQLRDLLIDGLSSKDASLYVRALQNLRDPLTIDVLLKQATESKDAKITVAALQALKSFPAANFATPHRQLFESIFYQRQRRFDSSARTLALDVLLAMRPSAEQLGQLLDYLASNDRQFELKTYVLQKLRMLAEICPRFRGMFRSALTQREHVNNYNVLGQRGLTTVLTRQLSQSPAFNETLLSTQEVYQGILKRGSVEFLLHAGREQASSFKLGIYTAGLGSLVGDSDEAADDGIPADDELQSEETVTAGMEISVQGAQLRPLIFFNGQTELMGHVWGGSASDSTPAYQATTLAQDHEHYIVLASGATLHWRVLGARSVDLNGKVGFSLWNRNAQTEIQQNTGSAVVGHIAVGFTYAKLVQDFTLTHEPKLSLQADLDFYSGIKLCMQLQRPEQLLTYSNVRSVYLQNVEPAYAKHLRSTLTHKSAGRTFALNQKNNEMCNQIIES, encoded by the exons ATGCAGCAACGAAACCGGCAAACGACGTGCAACatcaatagcagcaacaaaaacaatgccgGCAAAATGTTTTGCAGTCTGTTACTGCTAAGCAGTTGCTTGG TCGCGATACGCGCTTCTTCTTTAATTCCCCCCCGCACGCAACAGCTCTTTGTTCTGCAGAGCGCGGTGAGTTTAGAGAAACTCAACACCGCAGCCAAAGCCGAAGAGGTGAGTTACAATTTTGAAACGCAGCTCAAGGTGAATTCGGTTTGGAGCCAGGATGAATCGCAACTGCTGGAAATTCACCACAGTAAGCATTACGTTGCAGCGCCGGGCAAAGCAAAGCGTTCGATTACGTCTCTGCCCGATCGACCTTTCTACATAGCGCTGGTCAAAGGGCAGCCGGAGCAGTTGATAGCGCACACGTCGCGCGATCAATCGCTGCTCAATCTGGAACGCGGCGTCGCctcgctgctgcagctgcgtcGTTCCAGCGGCGAAGCCGACACTGAATTGGATGTCTCTGGACATTGTCGCGTGCGTTACAACTTTAAATCCACCACTCGTGTGGAGAAGCATAAAACGGATTGTGCTCTCTGGGATCTGCGTGTCAGTTATCATCCTGAGCAAGCGCTCGGTGTCTCACAGAATTCCCAGGAACAAGTTGACTACGAACTGTCGGCAGATGGCGCTTTGTTGCGTGCCGAGTCTAAGGAGACGCATCGTTTGACACTCGCTGCCAAACCGGATGTGGGCAGTTTGGTGCGCGGCAATCTGCGACTGCAACATCTGGCTGAAGGGGCGGAGCAGGTGCAGCAACTGGAACATGCCACACTGGAAGCAGCCATGGAAAGTCTGCTGGAATGGTATCGCGTTTTTCCGTTGGAAGCTGATGTAGATGGCGCTATTGGAGAACTGAAGAAGCAAACG TTATTAGAGCAATTTGAGCAAAGCGCGGAGCAACTACAAGAGGAGGACGTGGGCAAATCCTCGCTAGCGTTGGCCTACGCTCAACTGTTGCCATTGGCTCGACTCACAAAGCAGCCGGAGTTCGAGGAATTGCTGCAGACGCATGGAAAGTTGGCCACACAGCTGGTGGATCTACTGGGAGCTGTGCAAACCTACGACGCACACAATGCAACCTTTGGACATTTCTATAAAGGAGCCGAGACATCGCAGCAATCGCTAGAGCTGCTGGAAAAGTATCTGCAATCTTTGGCAGTGGCCACGCATCCGGAGCGGGCGATACTCGAGCATTTATTCGGCTGGCtacagcagcaggagaagaTTGGCGGAGCCAAGCAGTCGAAACTACGCGATAGTGTGCTCCAAACTCTGGCCACGCTCACGCGTCAAAGTGGCCTCGATGCGAATGATGCACTGCTGCAGCAGTTGAGGGATTTACTTATCGATGGACTGAGCTCTAAGGATGCCAGCTTGTATGTGCGTGCGTTGCAGAATCTGCGTGACCCGCTGACTATCGATGTGCTGTTGAAACAGGCAACGGAATCAAAGGATGCCAAGATAACTGTGGCTGCTCTGCAGGCACTCAAATCCTTCCCAGCTGCCAATTTTGCGACGCCACATCGTCAGCTATTCGAGAGCATTTTCTATCAGCGCCAGCGACGCTTCGATAGCTCCGCTCGCACCTTGGCTTTGGATGTGCTTCTGGCCATGCGTCCGAGTGCCGAGCAATTGGGTCAACTGCTTGACTATCTCGCTTCCAATGATCGTCAGTTTGAGCTCAAGACTTATGTGCTGCAGAAACTGCGCATGCTCGCCGAGATCTGTCCACGTTTTCGGGGCATGTTCCGCTCCGCATTGACACAGCGAGAGCATGTGAACAACTACAATGTGCTGGGACAGCGAG GTCTCACCACTGTGCTCACTCGCCAGCTGTCGCAGTCGCCTGCTTTTAATGAGACATTGCTCAGCACCCAGGAGGTTTATCAGGGCATCCTCAAGCGGGGATCGGTTGAGTTTTTGTTGCACGCTGGCCGCGAGCAAGCGAGCAGCTTTAAGCTGGGCATCTACACCGCTGGCTTGGGTTCGTTGGTGGGCGATAGCGATGAGGCGGCGGATGATGGCATTCCGGCTGATGATGAGCTGCAGAGCGAAGAAACTGTCACCGCGGGCATGGAGATTAGCGTGCAGGGCGCTCAGCTGCGTCCGCTCATCTTCTTCAACGGTCAAACCGAGCTCATGGGTCATGTTTGGGGTGGCAGCGCCTCGGACTCGACGCCAGCTTATCAGGCCACAACATTGGCCCAGGATCATGAGCATTACATTGTGCTGGCATCGGGCGCTACTCTGCATTGGCGTGTTTTGGGTGCACGCAGCGTGGATCTCAATGGCAAAGTGGGTTTCAGTTTGTGGAATCGCAATGCGCAAACAGAGATACAGCAAAA CACTGGCAGCGCTGTTGTGGGTCACATTGCTGTGGGCTTCACCTATGCCAAACTGGTGCAGGATTTCACGCTCACCCACGAGCCAAAACTCAGTCTTCAAGCTGATCTGGACTTTTACAGCGGCATTAAGCTCTGCATGCAACTGCAGCGTCCAGAGCAGCTTTTAAC CTATTCCAATGTCCGCTCCGTTTATCTACAAAATGTGGAACCAGCTTATGCCAAGCATTTGCGTTCaactctcacacacaaatCGGCGGGTCGCACGTTTGCCTTGAATCAGAAGAACAACGAGATGTGCAACCAGATAATTGAATCCTGA